AAAACATTAACAACATGCGAAAACTAATATTAGGACTGGCCGTAACATTAGACGGATACATTGAAGGTCCGAACGGCGAATATGACTGGTGCTTTACCGATCAGGATTATGGACTGAATGAATTCTTTGCCCGCATTGATGCCATCTTTATAGGGCGAAAAAGCTATGAAATCGCGCAGCAATATGCCGATGGTAATAATGGAGAAATGGTACCTGGCATGCCTGCAGTTACGGAGTATGTATTTTCGAAGACATTAAAATCTTTAAAAGAAGGTGCGGTACTGATATCAGGTGACAGTATTGCTGAAGCACGTAGGATAAAAGAACAACCGGGCAAGGACATTTGGCTGTATGGAGGGGCTTTGCTTACCGCTGCCCTGATGAAAGAAGGACTTGTAGATGAACTGTGGCTTTCGGTGCATCCAATATTACTGGGTAGTGGTAAACTACTGTTTCAGGAGCAAAGTAATCGTACCCAACTTACACTCCTGGATAGTAAAACCTATGAAACAGGTCTGGTTTCACTCCGTTACGGCATTAAAAATTGATGACGAAAAACGTTTCTCCCGGAATTTATACAGGAAGGTCTGGAAGCCTGTCGCAAAATTGCCTGTAAATTGTCGCATTATCCCCCTTTTAATATCTGTTTTTACCAGGATCTTTATTAAAACAATGGTGGAGCAGCTACCACAGACAAAAACGGGCGAGCCGAAAAGCCAAACGAGTAGGAATACAAAAAAATGATGTTATGTCAGACAATAAAGTTTCATTACACAGAGTTATTAAGGCCTCTCCTGAAAAGGTATATCGTGCCTTCACCGAATCTACGGCGATCGCTTCATGGTTGCCGCCTTATGGCTTTCTTTGTACCGTACACGAGATGAACGTTCAGGTTGGTGGTACTTTTAGAATGTCGTTTCACAATTTTACTACTGGAAATGGCCATTCATTTGGCGGAGAATATTTAGAGGTTAAGCCAAATGAATTTCTTAAATACACCGACAAATTTGATGATCCTAACCTGCCGGGTATAATGACTACTTCTGTTTGGATTCAAAAAACATCAGTAGGCACGGAATTAAAAGTACTGCAGGAAGGAATACCTGCTGTGATACCAGCGGAAATGTGTTATCTGGGTTGGCAGGAATCGCTGGAAAAACTCATTAAACTGGTTGAACCTGAAATACCGGATGCCGGATAAATTGTTGATAAAGTATTCTCTTTCACTGGTAACCTAACCGTGAAACGTGATTAAACCGCCTCTAAATATCATTATT
This region of Pedobacter steynii genomic DNA includes:
- a CDS encoding dihydrofolate reductase family protein encodes the protein MRKLILGLAVTLDGYIEGPNGEYDWCFTDQDYGLNEFFARIDAIFIGRKSYEIAQQYADGNNGEMVPGMPAVTEYVFSKTLKSLKEGAVLISGDSIAEARRIKEQPGKDIWLYGGALLTAALMKEGLVDELWLSVHPILLGSGKLLFQEQSNRTQLTLLDSKTYETGLVSLRYGIKN
- a CDS encoding SRPBCC family protein encodes the protein MSDNKVSLHRVIKASPEKVYRAFTESTAIASWLPPYGFLCTVHEMNVQVGGTFRMSFHNFTTGNGHSFGGEYLEVKPNEFLKYTDKFDDPNLPGIMTTSVWIQKTSVGTELKVLQEGIPAVIPAEMCYLGWQESLEKLIKLVEPEIPDAG